One Acidobacteriaceae bacterium genomic region harbors:
- a CDS encoding 3'-5' exonuclease yields the protein MSNKDSEVQFERAVYIDLEWNCWDSTKPTTQHREIIEIGAVELNLETLEIELQKDYLVRPRPFDISDRCTAITGLTAADLKCSPLLPEVLARFEQDFSPKQKMCCTWGHDSEFLAEACGRYKLRSPLRNCVDVAQLFWRNFLLRAQPSLRTAMDVLGIEFDGVAHTALADAKNTAAVHAAMIRRMRGISDSVPAYAPVVTDESPATVFGETLSRALRSASS from the coding sequence ATGAGTAACAAGGACTCGGAGGTACAGTTTGAACGCGCCGTCTACATTGATTTGGAGTGGAACTGCTGGGACAGTACGAAACCGACGACACAGCACCGGGAGATCATTGAGATCGGCGCGGTGGAATTGAATCTAGAAACGCTGGAGATTGAGTTGCAAAAGGATTATCTCGTCAGGCCGCGTCCGTTCGATATCAGTGACCGATGCACCGCCATCACCGGACTGACGGCAGCTGACCTGAAATGCTCACCCCTTCTGCCGGAGGTCTTGGCCCGGTTCGAACAGGACTTCTCCCCGAAGCAGAAAATGTGTTGCACCTGGGGGCACGATAGTGAGTTCCTGGCCGAAGCCTGTGGACGGTACAAGCTACGCTCGCCTTTACGAAATTGCGTCGACGTGGCACAACTGTTTTGGCGTAATTTCCTGCTCAGAGCGCAGCCCAGTTTGCGGACCGCGATGGACGTCCTCGGAATCGAGTTCGACGGGGTTGCCCATACTGCATTGGCGGACGCGAAAAACACGGCTGCGGTGCATGCGGCCATGATCCGGCGTATGCGGGGCATCTCCGATTCCGTTCCGGCATATGCCCCTGTTGTCACGGATGAATCGCCGGCGACGGTCTTTGGTGAGACGCTGAGTCGTGCGTTACGATCTGCTTCGAGCTGA